GCACAGCTCACACACGCACACCGGCCCGGTTTTGCGAGGTGCTCTATACGACATCTATCCGCTGGACGACGAGCAACGGCAGATGATCGAAGCCTATTCTGACGACCTGGAAAAGAAGATCGTCGCGACGATTGGAGAGGCTCTGGCCAAGTTAGTGCCAGCAAAAGTATCGGGCGGACAGGGGATTGCGACCTTCGCTGTCAACAGACGAAACAATGTGGAAGGCGAAGTGCCAAAGCTGCGTGAAACCGATGGGTTGCAAGGGCCGATTGATCACGATGTTCCCGTGCTGTCTGTGCGTTCGATGGATAACGAACTGATGGCCGTTGTGTTTGGCTATGCGTGCCACAATACAAATCTTAGCTTCTATCAGTGGAGCGGCGACTACGCCGGCTTCGCTCAATACGCTCTGGAAGACGTTCATCCGAACGCGGTCGCCATGTTTTATATGGGGTGCGGAGCCGACCAGAATCCGATTCCGCGACGCACGGTCGAACTGGCCAAAGGTTACGGCTTGCGTCTTGCGGCGGCCGTCGAACGAGTGCTCGCTGAGCCGATGCAGGAGTTCACGCCTTCGCTGCAGACAGAACACGAATTCGTGACACTCAACCTTGGCAAAGAACCGACTCGTGAAGAACTGGCGACCATGGCCGGAGCCGGAAGTTCCTACGTTAATCGCTGGGCGGCACGCCTGCTGAAAGACGTCGAAGCCGGCAAACCTCTGGAACATACGTATCCGTATCCACTGCAGGCATGGAAGCTGGGTGAGAAGCAGAAGTGGATCACAATGGGTGGCGAAGTGGTTGTCGACTACGCTCTGGGCTTCAAAAAGAGCTACGGCGACGACACATGGGTCGCCAGCTACTGCAACGATGTGATGGCCTACATACCGTCGTTGCGAGTTCTCGACGAAGACATCCCGCCCCGCAAGTCAGCTCGCTGGGGCTACGAAGGCAACCGATCGATGATGGTTTACGGTCGAGCCGCGCACCGATGGGCGGACGATATCGAAGAACTTGTTGCCGACACGGTTGAACGCCTGATGGAACGATTGAAAACCAAAAAGCAGAAGCCCGAGCCGGTTTCGAAATAGACAAGGCCCCCCATGAACCTGATTAAGCTCTTTGCGGTGACGCTGCTGTTCTGCGGCGTCACCTTTCTGTGCGCCGAATCCACCGCCGCCGACCAGCCACGAAAGCCGGACGTCGTCTTGATCGTGGCCGACAACTTGGGGCACGGTGATCTTTCCTGTTATGGCTGCCCGGACATCAGCACGCCAAACATCGATCGCATCGCGGCTCAGGGAGTTCGCTTCACAAATTTCTATTCCAACGGTCCGGAATGTTCGCCGACTCGAACCGCCTTGCTGACCGGACGATATCAACAACGTATTCCGGGTCTGGAATGCGCGTTGGGAACGGGAAATGTCGGTCGCTATGACGACGCGATTGCTTTAGCCGAACAGCACAACCTTGGCTTGCCACCGAAGGAAAACATCCTGATCCCCGCGTTGAATGATCAGGGTTACAAAACCGTGGGGCTTGGGAAGTGGCATCTCGGCTACGAAAAGCATTTGCTGCCACCCCACCACGGCTTCGACTATTTCCTGGCGGTGCTCGGCGGCACGATGGATTACTTCTACCACAACGAACCCACCGGCGAGCACGTGCTGTATGAAAACCTAAAGCAGGTTCGGCGCGATGGCTACCTGACCGATCTGATTACAGATGGCGGCGTGCGGTTTCTGAAGGAACAACCGGCCGACGAGCCCATCTTTCTGTATCTGCCATACAACGCGCCCAGTGCTCCATTTCAGCATCCGGACCACAAACCGGACCAGCCCAAAGTGGCGAAGAAATGGGACGCGAAGGACTGGCAGAAGGGCGACCGAGCGACTTTGAAGTTGATCATCCAGCGGCTGGACGAAGGCGTTGGCAAGATTATGCAAACGCTGGAAGAAACACGGCGAGCCGATAATACGCTGCTGATTTTCTGCAGCGACAACGGCGCGTATCCGATCGCCGCCAGCAACGCTCCGTTTCGAGGTCACGCCTCCGAATTGTTCGAAGGCGGCATTCACGTAGCCTGCATGGCTCGCTGGCCAGGACGACTTCCCGTCGGCCAAACAGACGGCCGACCGATGCTGACCTTCGACCTTACCGCGTCAATTATGTCAGCAGCGGGCTGCAAACTGCGAAAAGATCGGCCACTGGACGGCACCGACGTGCTTGGCCAGATCGCTGCCAACAAACCCGCCAAACCTCGCACGCTGTTCTGGCGTGCGAGGCGAGCCGATCGAACGTGGAAGGCTGTGCGGGACGGCAATCTGAAATATGTGTGGCGCAAGGACGATGGAGGGCTCGATGAGTATCTGTTCGACCTGGCAATAGACCCGGCCGAATCCAATAACCTGCTGGCCAGCCGGCCTGATGAGGCAGCTTCCATCAAAGCACAACTGGCAGACTGGGAAGCAGACGTTCGGCCGTCGACAAAGTAAGCCCGCAGAAAATCACTTGCTCAACCGGTCCAGCACATTCTTCGTGATTCTGATGACTGTCGGATCGTTGCCCCGCAGTCCGTGAGCCCAGTCTGTTGAGCCAGCAGTGACGACAGTGCCGCCCTGAGTGTACGTTCCCAACACGGCCGCCCCAACGCGGTCCTTGGGAAAGCGGTCGTACCACAGGCTGTCGCCAGGCGCCCAGCGTGCCGGACAAGTGCCGACGATTGTGAACGACTTGGGCGTGCCGTCCTTGTGAGTTGGAAACGGCAGCCCGTCTTTCCACGTCATTTGGCAGCCGTCGCATTCGTAACCGACAATCGTGTCTTTACCGCCGAATCGGTCGCCGCTTTTTAATTCCGTTCCTTGTAACAGCCAATGATCGGGGCGATGGACAATGAACGAAGCCGCTCCATCCATAAATTGCCCGTGACTCTTGTGATAACCGCCCCAAAGAAAGCCCACGCCCGTCAGTTGATTTTCAGGGCGTCCAATAAGGTGATGACTCCATGCGGTGCTTAGCAGCTTGTGATCTCCCTGCCGAAACAACGGGTCGACGTTGTACCATTGCTTCCAACAGGTCAGAGCTCGCCCGTTGTCTTCACTACGAACCTGCCAGCAGCAAGTATTTCCGCTGAAAAACGCGACGTTGCCACCGTCTGCAATGTACTTTTCCAGATTGTCTCGCATCGGTGCCGACCAGTATTCGTCGTGGCCAACACTCAACACCAGCCTGTAGCCTTTCAGGATCTCGGGATGGAATTCCAGGTCGCTGTTAACGGCGTAGTCCAAAACGTAGCCGTTATTTTCGGCCCAGCGAACGAATGGCAGTTCCCAGTTGGCGTACTGAGACTGCAACGGGCGATCGAAGGAAACCCGGTGCCCCTGAAGCCCATCGCGATCGTGATACGAATACAGACTGTGACCGCCCCAGTTGGTGTAGGCGTTGTAAGTGTTGGTCGACAACTGCAGAAGGATCTTCGTGTCCTGCCCCGGCTTTGCAGACCTCACGACAAACTGCAGGGTACTGCGAATGTCTTTGCCGTCATGTTTCGCAGTCAATGTCGCGACGTAGCAGCCACTTTTCCATTCCGCCGGTATCGTCATCGCAAACGCCCCAGGCCAGTTACATCCGTCAGAAGACGCTCGATCGGGAATCGGCTGGACGGAACATTTGATCGCGTCTTTCTCGAACACAGTTTCGTTCTTGCCGCCCTGCCGCTCAATGACCATCCGCACGCTGTCCGCGGTAGACGAAAGGTGGAACGAGATCTCTTCGCCTGCAACGCAGCTAAGCCTGTTTGCATAGCCCAGCACAAATGGCGAGGCTGGCTGCTGCTGCTCTGCGAAGGCAGGCTGGGTGGCCAGCAGGGTCAAAAGCGTGAAACGACAGACTGAATTCATTGCGTTGTTGTCTTTCGTGTTGAACGAAGCTTCAAGTGAGCGACCTGATTGAGCATAACTGTTTTCTGATGATGTCGAAGTCAACTGAGTCTGTTCAACATAGACAAAGCTCTGGTCGGATCTGCAGCCGACTGGCCAGTTGCAGCGAATTTCACTGACTTGTTGCTGCGTGGCAAGAGTATCGGACTATGAAGGCAGTTTTCCACGAGCCCGAATGGTCCGCAACAAAAGGTCCACCGCTCCAAGCCGAGACGTACGATCATTGAATGATAGATTGGCAATCGGAGTCCAGCCGTCGCAGCCGCAAGTCAGATAGTCATTCCATCTACTCACTAGCTATAGCGGTCAAAACTGCGGGTTCCTGAGGTTCGATGGCTTCTGCAGCAGTCAGTAGGTTTAGGAGTTCGACGATTTTGCGATGCCCGTTGTAATTTTGCTTCACAACCATCGTGTGGCCCACCATCAGAATCGTACCACCAGCCAAGTCGTCGGGGTGCGATTGGGCTGCGGGCTTTCTCCACTTCAACTCGCCGTCTGTCGCTTCGACAAGAAAGTTGGTTAAGCTGTGTGACTCGACGGCCCCGAAACTGAGGCTGGCATTGGCTGCGGCGATTGACCGCTGCAAAGCGTCTACGCGATAGGCACGCGTGTACATTGGACCGCCGGAGCGTACCCGATCACGCGTTGTGATCATGATTGCTTCGTTGACGACGATGTAATCCAAGGGAACTGGTGATGCCTTCCGATCCTCGGTCTGGCTTAGAATTTGAGACAGTACTGATCGCAGCTTTGCTCCTTCGGCTTTGACGTCGAAAACCTTGATGTCGTCAAGAGTGTCAATTCCGACTACTCCAAGCTGACCCCGATCGGGAACAAAGACCATGCTGAACTGGCCGCTATGGGTTAAGCCGTGCCGAGTGTCAATTTTTTCAGCCAGTTTCTTGAGAACAACCTTCAGCGACACCTCGCCCGGAATATCGATGGCAGGTACTGGCTTATCCAACACCTCGTGCAACCACTTTTGCGTTGGCGTGTCATTGATCGCTTGTAATGTGTACGGTCCGTCTAGAGGGCTGGGGCGGACAGTTGCGTGCTGGTTTCGACAGCTACTCTTTTCTTGTGCCTGGCATGGCAACAGCAATGCTGCGGCTACGATCGCAACGGTCAACGCAAAGAAATTCTGACGCATGGCGGACCTCCAATTCAGCTTTCAGGGGAATTCGACAGGTAATATGGTGATTGTCGTTGGCGACGGTGTCAACCTGATAAACTCTACTAGCATGCGCAGTAACTTTGCATAAACGCCGCGTGTCGGTACGTGGCTTTACCGTTCCCACACAGCGGGCAACGTTTCCGATGCCGCTCCGTAGGTTTGCGAAACGACGAAGCCGCTGGCTTGTGACATGTAGAAAATGCGGCCGTTGGAAACGACGGCTCCCAGGCATTCGCGGGAATCAATCGCCGGGCCAGTGGATACTAACTTGCCGTCCTGCGACAGGTCGATCATGTCCATGTTGGCTCCCAGAACATAGGGTTCCGACAACGTAAAGCGGCAGCATGCGTAGTTGTGTCCAATGCTATTCACGACTTTTCCGGTGCTGCGATCGAACACGTTGCCTTTGCCTCGAAGAGCGTTAGAAAAGACGTACTTTTCTCCCACCGTCACCACGTTAAGAGCCGACGTGACCGGATCAGACTTCCATTCCAATGAACCGTCCTCAGCTTTTAGGCACCAAACAAAACGATCATCGGTGCCTTCTTTGGCTCGATTGAACCCGCCGATAAAGATGCGTCCGTCGCGCGAACTAAGAGTACACTTAGACGTGACGTAGTAGTCTGTCGTCTTCCAGATCACGTCGCCGGTGGCGGGATCAAGGCACGCCGTGAGGCCGTTGTTTTCGACGGGCAGTCCTCGCCGTTGCCGCTGACTGGCGGCGTATCCGAAGAATACCGAGTAATAAAGTTTTCCATCCAGAACACAGATGCCGCAGTCATTGCCGCCGCGGCCGAATTCGGAAAAGTCCTTCTCCCAGACCACCTTGCCAGTCTCCAGATCCCACGCCCAGATTCGTGGGCGATGGTCCTGAGGGTAGTACGGATTGTCGTTGGAATAAATCCAGCTCATCACTTCACGACCATCGCGTTCGACGGGTTCGCCTTTAAACACGAACGGTTTCTCCGTGCCTTGAGCCGCGTATTCGCCAGAGCCGGAAGCGTAGATCGCAACGTTGCCGTGGACGACGGGCGGAA
This DNA window, taken from Fuerstiella marisgermanici, encodes the following:
- a CDS encoding neutral/alkaline non-lysosomal ceramidase N-terminal domain-containing protein, translated to MMTRSLSAALLFSLLTNFAVADNATWKAGTAKANITPEQPLWMAGYGGRDKPAEGTYHDLWIRVVALEDANGHQGIVLSSDTLGIPQSIYNNTCAALKEKFGLDRSQIMLHSSHTHTGPVLRGALYDIYPLDDEQRQMIEAYSDDLEKKIVATIGEALAKLVPAKVSGGQGIATFAVNRRNNVEGEVPKLRETDGLQGPIDHDVPVLSVRSMDNELMAVVFGYACHNTNLSFYQWSGDYAGFAQYALEDVHPNAVAMFYMGCGADQNPIPRRTVELAKGYGLRLAAAVERVLAEPMQEFTPSLQTEHEFVTLNLGKEPTREELATMAGAGSSYVNRWAARLLKDVEAGKPLEHTYPYPLQAWKLGEKQKWITMGGEVVVDYALGFKKSYGDDTWVASYCNDVMAYIPSLRVLDEDIPPRKSARWGYEGNRSMMVYGRAAHRWADDIEELVADTVERLMERLKTKKQKPEPVSK
- a CDS encoding sulfatase-like hydrolase/transferase, whose translation is MNLIKLFAVTLLFCGVTFLCAESTAADQPRKPDVVLIVADNLGHGDLSCYGCPDISTPNIDRIAAQGVRFTNFYSNGPECSPTRTALLTGRYQQRIPGLECALGTGNVGRYDDAIALAEQHNLGLPPKENILIPALNDQGYKTVGLGKWHLGYEKHLLPPHHGFDYFLAVLGGTMDYFYHNEPTGEHVLYENLKQVRRDGYLTDLITDGGVRFLKEQPADEPIFLYLPYNAPSAPFQHPDHKPDQPKVAKKWDAKDWQKGDRATLKLIIQRLDEGVGKIMQTLEETRRADNTLLIFCSDNGAYPIAASNAPFRGHASELFEGGIHVACMARWPGRLPVGQTDGRPMLTFDLTASIMSAAGCKLRKDRPLDGTDVLGQIAANKPAKPRTLFWRARRADRTWKAVRDGNLKYVWRKDDGGLDEYLFDLAIDPAESNNLLASRPDEAASIKAQLADWEADVRPSTK
- a CDS encoding N,N-dimethylformamidase beta subunit family domain-containing protein — protein: MNSVCRFTLLTLLATQPAFAEQQQPASPFVLGYANRLSCVAGEEISFHLSSTADSVRMVIERQGGKNETVFEKDAIKCSVQPIPDRASSDGCNWPGAFAMTIPAEWKSGCYVATLTAKHDGKDIRSTLQFVVRSAKPGQDTKILLQLSTNTYNAYTNWGGHSLYSYHDRDGLQGHRVSFDRPLQSQYANWELPFVRWAENNGYVLDYAVNSDLEFHPEILKGYRLVLSVGHDEYWSAPMRDNLEKYIADGGNVAFFSGNTCCWQVRSEDNGRALTCWKQWYNVDPLFRQGDHKLLSTAWSHHLIGRPENQLTGVGFLWGGYHKSHGQFMDGAASFIVHRPDHWLLQGTELKSGDRFGGKDTIVGYECDGCQMTWKDGLPFPTHKDGTPKSFTIVGTCPARWAPGDSLWYDRFPKDRVGAAVLGTYTQGGTVVTAGSTDWAHGLRGNDPTVIRITKNVLDRLSK